A portion of the Candidatus Paracaedimonas acanthamoebae genome contains these proteins:
- the tuf gene encoding elongation factor Tu (EF-Tu; promotes GTP-dependent binding of aminoacyl-tRNA to the A-site of ribosomes during protein biosynthesis; when the tRNA anticodon matches the mRNA codon, GTP hydrolysis results; the inactive EF-Tu-GDP leaves the ribosome and release of GDP is promoted by elongation factor Ts; many prokaryotes have two copies of the gene encoding EF-Tu): MSKAKFERNKPHCNVGTIGHVDHGKTTLTAAITKVLAESGGATFTAYD; encoded by the coding sequence ATGAGTAAGGCGAAGTTTGAGCGAAATAAGCCGCATTGCAACGTAGGAACGATTGGGCACGTTGACCATGGTAAGACGACGTTGACGGCAGCGATAACGAAGGTATTGGCGGAGAGCGGCGGAGCGACATTTACGGCGTATGAT